In the Methanofollis sp. genome, GCCTGGTTTCTGGTCTCGCCCTTGCGCACCCGGTAGTAGGTGCCGCCGGCCCCTTCCAGGCCGGTGAGCGCTTTCACGGCGCAGAGGTAGAGGGGGATCTGGAGGGCGGTGCCCTGCATGATCTCCCGCGGGCCGGGATGGGTGCTGCCGGTCTTGTAGTCGGTGACGAGGAACAGACCGTCGGGTGCGACGTCCACCCTGTCGATCCTGCCGCGGAGGAGGAGACGTTCCCCGCCGTCAAGGTCGATGGCGACAGGGTGGGGGACAGAGGCCGGGTCCGCGGCGCCGTCGGTGAGCGGCATCCCGAAGGAGAACTCGAAGTGGGCCGGGACAAAGGGGGAGGCCGAGCGTCTCTCTTCGGTGGCAAGGAACTCTTCGAGGACGCCGGGTCCGGTGGCCTCGGAGCCGACGAGGTGTTCGCGCTCGACCGTCCAGGCCGGGCTTGAGAAGGTGAACCCCGCGAGTTCCTCCGCGGCGATGGCGCGGATCTCGTCGAGTGCCTGGCCATAGGTCTCTTCGGTGACCGTCCCGCTCGTGTTCCGGCCGGTATAGAACCTGAACGCGATCTGGTGGACGAGGCTGCCCTTCTCCTGGGCGGTGAGGTCAACCTCGGCGTCAGGGAAGGGTTCGAGGCCGAGGACCTTCTCAAGATAGAACCAGAAGGGGCAGCGGGCATAGGTTTCGAGGGCGGTCGGGGAGTAGACGGCGTCGGCGCCGAACCGTTCTGCAAGTGCAGAACAGATCTCCCCGTCGCCGGTGAGGACGGCGTCGAAGGGGGAGGCGAAGGCGCCGCTGCGGGCGCGGGTCTCGATGGCGATCCTGGAGATGAGGGTCTCTGCCCGCAGAGGGGCGGGAAGGAGGGCGGCCCCGTCGGCAAGACGTCCCTTCGAGAATGCGGCGCCGGCCGCTGCTGTGGCTTTGAGCCGGGAATACCGCTCTCCCTTCTCGCCCCAGGTGCCGGCACCCCTGCTGACGGCGTCGAGGAACGCGGACTGAAGGAGGGGGCGGTCGCCGTCTGAAACGGGTGCGCTCAGATAGACGT is a window encoding:
- a CDS encoding PD-(D/E)XK nuclease family protein, with the translated sequence FFSTLNFLLAGARAAPPQNRNAVQVVGIRELQHLSVPYLFIGGLLEGDMPALTTRLPFTNDQEARRLGTRTGAEVLREERASFVAALLAGRHVYLSAPVSDGDRPLLQSAFLDAVSRGAGTWGEKGERYSRLKATAAAGAAFSKGRLADGAALLPAPLRAETLISRIAIETRARSGAFASPFDAVLTGDGEICSALAERFGADAVYSPTALETYARCPFWFYLEKVLGLEPFPDAEVDLTAQEKGSLVHQIAFRFYTGRNTSGTVTEETYGQALDEIRAIAAEELAGFTFSSPAWTVEREHLVGSEATGPGVLEEFLATEERRSASPFVPAHFEFSFGMPLTDGAADPASVPHPVAIDLDGGERLLLRGRIDRVDVAPDGLFLVTDYKTGSTHPGPREIMQGTALQIPLYLCAVKALTGLEGAGGTYYRVRKGETRNQAVLWDTQQKERLKGFSTAKNSEVDGIETAVQATLGLVREYLRSIRAGYFPPAPQETPCPSYCEFRTICRCDEWRLAASRGV